The Desulfatitalea tepidiphila genome window below encodes:
- a CDS encoding DNA polymerase IV produces the protein MASTTVLHIDMDAFFASVEQLDDPALLGRCVVVGGSHRGVVAAASYEARKFGIHSAMPMFQALRRCPHLIVVPPRRKRYSELSRHIMDILRSFSPLVEPISIDEAYMDIGGCQRLHGTPRETALAIKNRIHGQTRLTCSVGIAPNKFIAKIASDLRKPDGLTEITPDQVASFIDALPIGKVPGVGHHALQILNDCGIYTLGQVRLFSIDQLVRRLGKFGYRLAALASGRDDSPVIPESEAKSISSETTLAQDTRDRNTLAGHLLEHAEKVAHQLRRHDMRARTVTLILKTSDFKRHTRSQTLARPVQASEAIYQTAISLLNDFVLSQDVRLIGVGTGGLQPASQPVQQSLFPESHGHSGVRWEKVDRAIDAIAERYGERTIRRGTLAGDKGED, from the coding sequence ATGGCAAGCACAACTGTCCTTCATATCGACATGGATGCCTTTTTTGCCTCCGTGGAGCAACTCGATGACCCGGCCTTGCTCGGCCGTTGCGTGGTGGTGGGTGGTTCGCATCGCGGTGTGGTGGCGGCGGCCAGCTATGAGGCACGCAAATTCGGCATCCATTCGGCCATGCCGATGTTTCAGGCGCTCCGACGATGTCCGCACCTGATTGTCGTGCCGCCTCGCCGCAAGCGGTATAGTGAACTTTCACGACACATCATGGATATCCTCCGTTCGTTCAGCCCCCTGGTGGAACCGATTTCCATCGATGAGGCCTATATGGATATCGGCGGTTGCCAGAGGCTGCACGGCACGCCGCGGGAAACCGCTTTGGCCATAAAAAACCGAATTCACGGCCAAACCCGTCTCACCTGCTCGGTGGGTATCGCTCCCAACAAATTCATTGCCAAAATCGCTTCGGACCTGCGCAAGCCCGATGGGCTGACCGAAATCACCCCGGATCAAGTGGCCTCGTTTATCGACGCGCTGCCCATCGGCAAGGTGCCCGGCGTGGGACACCACGCCCTGCAGATCCTGAACGACTGCGGCATCTACACCCTGGGGCAGGTGCGCCTGTTTTCCATTGACCAACTGGTCAGACGACTGGGCAAGTTCGGATACCGCCTGGCGGCCCTGGCCAGCGGCCGGGACGACTCACCGGTGATTCCCGAAAGCGAGGCCAAATCGATCAGCAGCGAAACGACATTGGCGCAGGACACACGGGACCGCAACACCCTGGCCGGCCATCTGCTGGAACACGCCGAAAAGGTGGCCCACCAGCTCAGGCGTCATGACATGCGAGCACGCACGGTCACACTGATACTGAAGACGTCCGATTTCAAACGCCATACCCGTAGCCAGACACTGGCGCGTCCGGTGCAGGCATCGGAAGCCATCTATCAAACCGCCATCAGCCTGTTGAACGACTTCGTGCTGAGCCAGGATGTACGCCTGATCGGTGTCGGCACCGGCGGCCTGCAGCCCGCGTCGCAACCTGTGCAGCAATCCCTTTTCCCCGAGAGCCATGGCCATTCAGGCGTTCGATGGGAGAAGGTGGACCGCGCCATCGACGCCATTGCCGAAAGGTATGGTGAACGAACAATCCGACGGGGTACGCTGGCTGGGGATAAGGGCGAGGATTGA
- the pnpS gene encoding two-component system histidine kinase PnpS: MIKRRRLVWQLYPSYLVLILIALLATGWYASYAMRSLYMSQVRQDLLHQARFLTYQLLPLMAPLDQPALDRTCKQAVLDIPTRLTVILRDGQVVGDSETDPLRMENHGDRPEIEQALAGHIGTSLRYSDTLGQQMMYLAYPLKPEAGKAEAIQGVVRVSLALTAIDRQLDAFRLRLAMGGIVVAVLASLVCLVISRRISRPIEIMRQSAARFAQGELSHRLVLPQTAELAGLAQALNQMAQELERRIQAIVQQRNESEAVLSSMVEGVVALDAEERITHYNAAALRLLKGSAESLQGRSIQEVMRNRELHHMVRATLDYGDVGQGDIVLYQAGEQILNAHCTPLFDDQGRRVGALLVMNDVTQFRRLETMRSDFAANVSHEIKTPLTAIQGFVETLCQGSVADPEEVKRFLAIIERHVKRLTAIVDDLMQLARIEQDAEKPYVRLESVPVQPILQAAVQLCQPGADEKAMTIDMVCEDTLKARLDADLMEQAIVNLLDNAVKYNPPHSRIELSARAMDGRLHIQVKDEGIGIAKKHLSRLFERFYRVDKARSRRMGGTGLGLAIVKHIVQAHSGQVTVESVQGKGSTFTIVLPAVSER, translated from the coding sequence ATGATCAAACGCAGGCGCCTGGTCTGGCAGCTGTACCCCTCTTATCTGGTCCTGATTCTGATCGCCCTGCTGGCCACCGGTTGGTACGCCTCATATGCCATGCGATCGTTATACATGTCCCAGGTTCGCCAGGACCTGCTGCACCAGGCCCGTTTTCTGACCTATCAATTGTTGCCTTTGATGGCACCACTCGATCAGCCGGCACTGGATCGCACATGCAAGCAGGCCGTACTCGACATTCCCACGCGATTGACGGTCATATTGCGCGACGGCCAGGTGGTCGGCGATTCGGAGACCGATCCGCTTAGGATGGAGAATCATGGGGATCGTCCCGAAATCGAACAGGCCTTGGCGGGCCACATCGGGACTTCCCTGCGCTACAGCGATACCCTGGGCCAGCAGATGATGTACCTGGCCTATCCGCTGAAGCCGGAAGCGGGCAAGGCAGAGGCTATCCAGGGCGTCGTGCGTGTCTCCCTCGCCTTGACGGCCATCGACCGGCAGTTGGATGCCTTTCGGCTGCGGTTGGCCATGGGGGGCATCGTCGTCGCCGTGCTGGCATCGTTGGTTTGCCTGGTCATCTCGCGACGCATCAGCCGCCCCATCGAAATCATGCGCCAGAGTGCGGCCCGTTTCGCCCAGGGTGAGCTATCCCACCGGCTGGTGCTGCCCCAAACCGCCGAGTTGGCCGGGTTGGCCCAGGCCTTGAATCAGATGGCCCAGGAACTCGAACGGCGTATTCAGGCTATCGTGCAACAGCGCAACGAAAGCGAGGCAGTGCTCTCCAGCATGGTGGAAGGGGTCGTGGCCCTGGATGCCGAGGAACGCATCACCCATTACAATGCCGCCGCCCTGCGTCTGTTGAAAGGCAGCGCCGAGTCCCTGCAAGGACGCAGCATCCAGGAGGTGATGCGCAACCGCGAGTTGCATCACATGGTTCGGGCCACCCTGGACTATGGGGATGTGGGGCAGGGAGACATCGTTTTGTATCAAGCGGGCGAACAGATCCTGAACGCCCATTGCACACCGCTCTTCGATGACCAGGGGCGTCGCGTGGGCGCGCTGTTGGTCATGAATGATGTGACGCAGTTCCGACGGCTGGAAACCATGCGCAGCGATTTTGCCGCCAACGTCAGCCATGAGATCAAAACGCCGCTGACCGCCATTCAAGGGTTTGTGGAAACCTTGTGCCAGGGATCTGTTGCCGATCCGGAAGAGGTCAAAAGGTTTTTGGCGATCATCGAGCGGCATGTCAAACGGCTCACCGCCATCGTAGACGATTTGATGCAACTGGCCCGTATCGAGCAGGACGCCGAAAAGCCCTACGTGCGCCTGGAAAGTGTTCCGGTCCAGCCGATCCTGCAGGCTGCCGTGCAGTTATGTCAACCCGGTGCCGATGAAAAAGCCATGACCATCGACATGGTGTGCGAGGACACGCTGAAGGCACGCCTCGATGCCGATCTGATGGAGCAGGCGATCGTCAACCTGCTGGACAACGCCGTGAAATATAACCCGCCCCACAGTCGCATCGAGCTCTCCGCCCGCGCGATGGACGGCCGGTTGCACATCCAGGTTAAGGACGAAGGCATCGGGATCGCCAAAAAGCACCTGTCCCGGTTGTTCGAGCGCTTTTACCGGGTGGACAAGGCCCGCAGCCGCCGGATGGGCGGTACCGGCCTCGGCCTGGCCATTGTCAAGCATATCGTCCAGGCTCACAGCGGTCAGGTCACGGTGGAAAGCGTGCAGGGAAAGGGCAGCACCTTCACGATTGTTTTGCCCGCCGTGTCGGAGCGTTGA
- the nifA gene encoding nif-specific transcriptional activator NifA, whose protein sequence is MKPIEEITLLYEISQALNEHLELKKSLYKVLDILSSSMNMVRGTVSILDPLHNEINIEVAHHLSLSTIERVKYKLGEGITGRVIQTGKAVAIPKISEEPMFLDRTAVRKKLKDYEELSFICVPVKKGNQVVGALSVDRPYDQHYSLKDGQKLLSVVATMIAQHVINLETIRREKEQLRAENKRLRDELENKYRVTNIVGNSNKMREVFQMISQVCKSSATVLVRGESGTGKELVANSVHYNSPRAKGPFIKVNCAAIPANLIESELFGHEKGAFTGAIKQKLGKFELAHKGTLFLDEIGSIGLDVQANLLRVLQEKEFERVGGQRTIKVDVRIVAATNKNLEKAVEDGSFRGDLYYRLNVFPIYMPPLRERKTDILLLADFFLEKYGKENGKDIKRFSTPAIDMLMDYHWPGNVRELENCIERSVLLCDGGVIHSYHLPPTLQTGKESDTLPELSLEDAVANLEREMIIDALKNTRGNITEAAKVLKTTVRKFAYKAKRYGVQYSHYR, encoded by the coding sequence ATGAAACCCATCGAGGAAATCACCCTTTTATACGAGATCAGCCAGGCCCTCAACGAGCATCTGGAACTGAAAAAATCTTTATATAAAGTCTTGGATATCCTGTCCAGTTCGATGAACATGGTGCGCGGCACGGTCTCGATCCTTGACCCGCTGCACAACGAAATCAATATCGAGGTGGCCCACCACCTGTCCTTGAGCACCATCGAGCGCGTCAAGTATAAATTGGGTGAGGGCATCACCGGCCGGGTGATTCAAACGGGCAAGGCCGTGGCGATCCCCAAAATCAGCGAGGAGCCCATGTTTCTGGACCGCACCGCCGTGCGTAAGAAATTGAAGGATTACGAGGAGCTTTCATTTATCTGCGTTCCAGTCAAAAAGGGCAACCAGGTGGTCGGCGCCCTGAGCGTGGACCGCCCATATGATCAGCACTATTCCCTCAAGGATGGCCAGAAACTGCTCTCCGTAGTGGCCACGATGATCGCTCAGCACGTGATCAATTTAGAAACCATCCGGCGGGAAAAAGAGCAACTGCGCGCAGAAAACAAACGGCTGCGCGACGAGCTGGAAAACAAGTACCGCGTGACGAATATCGTCGGCAACAGCAACAAGATGCGCGAAGTGTTCCAGATGATCTCCCAGGTGTGCAAGAGCAGCGCCACGGTCCTGGTGCGCGGGGAGAGCGGCACCGGCAAGGAACTGGTGGCCAATTCGGTCCATTACAACAGCCCAAGGGCCAAGGGGCCGTTTATCAAGGTGAACTGTGCCGCCATTCCGGCCAATCTGATCGAAAGCGAACTCTTCGGCCACGAGAAGGGGGCCTTTACGGGGGCTATCAAACAGAAGCTGGGCAAGTTCGAGTTGGCCCACAAGGGAACCCTTTTTCTGGATGAGATCGGCTCCATCGGCCTGGATGTGCAGGCTAATCTGTTGCGCGTGCTCCAGGAAAAGGAGTTTGAACGGGTCGGCGGTCAGCGGACTATCAAGGTCGATGTGCGGATAGTGGCCGCCACCAACAAGAATCTTGAAAAGGCGGTCGAAGATGGTTCATTTCGCGGGGATCTCTATTACCGGCTCAACGTCTTTCCCATATACATGCCGCCCTTGCGGGAGCGCAAGACCGACATTCTTCTGCTCGCCGATTTTTTTCTCGAAAAGTACGGCAAAGAAAACGGCAAGGATATCAAACGGTTTTCAACACCGGCCATCGACATGCTGATGGATTACCACTGGCCGGGCAATGTGCGCGAATTGGAAAACTGCATCGAGCGTTCCGTGCTGTTATGCGACGGCGGTGTCATTCACAGCTACCATCTGCCGCCCACCCTGCAAACGGGAAAGGAATCCGACACGCTGCCCGAACTCTCCCTGGAGGATGCCGTCGCCAACCTGGAAAGAGAGATGATCATCGATGCCTTGAAAAATACGCGGGGAAACATTACCGAGGCCGCCAAGGTGTTGAAGACGACGGTCCGAAAGTTCGCCTATAAGGCCAAACGCTATGGTGTTCAATACAGCCATTACCGTTAG
- the trpA gene encoding tryptophan synthase subunit alpha, with product MLEAYIRGRLRQKQILLMTHIVIGYPSLEASLDIVRAMVAAGVDLMELQIPFSEPIADGPVILRANQASLANGITVSDCMDFARRAAAECDIPFLLMTYYNILFKYGVDRFADHMAADGLRGAIVPDLPHEEGHTYLSAMNRNDLAPIFIFAPTTSETRMREIARHAAGFVYCVARKGVTGLQTDFSDTLQSYLARCRAVTGLPLALGFGVKDRADIEFLTGKVDIAVIGTQTIRIVEERGVDAVGEFISSLR from the coding sequence ATGCTCGAAGCTTATATTCGCGGCCGACTGCGGCAAAAACAGATTTTATTGATGACCCACATCGTCATCGGCTACCCCTCCCTGGAAGCATCTCTCGACATCGTCCGCGCCATGGTGGCGGCCGGTGTGGACCTCATGGAGCTGCAGATTCCCTTTTCAGAGCCCATCGCCGATGGTCCGGTAATACTTAGGGCCAATCAGGCGTCTCTGGCCAACGGCATCACGGTGAGCGACTGCATGGATTTCGCCCGACGCGCCGCCGCCGAGTGCGACATCCCGTTCCTGTTGATGACCTATTATAATATCCTGTTCAAATACGGCGTAGACCGTTTTGCCGACCACATGGCCGCCGACGGGCTGCGCGGTGCCATCGTGCCGGATCTGCCTCATGAAGAGGGTCACACCTATCTGTCGGCCATGAACCGAAACGATCTCGCCCCCATCTTTATCTTCGCGCCTACCACCAGCGAAACCCGCATGCGTGAGATCGCCAGACACGCCGCAGGTTTTGTCTATTGCGTGGCGCGCAAGGGGGTCACCGGCCTGCAAACCGACTTTTCAGACACGCTGCAAAGCTATCTGGCGCGCTGCAGAGCGGTGACCGGACTGCCTCTGGCCCTGGGATTCGGCGTCAAGGATCGGGCGGATATCGAGTTTCTCACCGGTAAGGTCGACATCGCGGTCATCGGTACCCAGACGATCCGGATAGTCGAAGAGAGAGGGGTGGATGCCGTAGGAGAGTTCATTTCCAGTCTGAGATGA
- a CDS encoding PPC domain-containing DNA-binding protein, with protein MKFSQARQGRIFVIRLEDGDVVHETIERFAREQQVRAAALIIVGGADTGSRLVVGPEEGRADVIIPMMHRLDEVHEVAGTGTLFPDENGTPLLHMHMACGREGKTVTGCIREGVRVWHIMEVILFELLDTGARREAQPPMGWKFLRP; from the coding sequence ATGAAATTTTCTCAAGCCAGACAGGGGCGGATCTTCGTGATTCGCCTGGAAGATGGCGACGTCGTGCACGAGACCATCGAACGCTTTGCCCGGGAGCAGCAGGTCCGGGCCGCCGCCCTCATCATCGTTGGTGGCGCGGATACCGGGAGCCGATTGGTGGTGGGGCCGGAAGAGGGGCGGGCCGACGTCATCATTCCCATGATGCATCGACTGGACGAGGTTCACGAGGTGGCCGGTACCGGCACCCTTTTCCCGGACGAGAACGGAACTCCGCTGCTGCACATGCACATGGCTTGCGGCCGGGAGGGCAAAACCGTGACCGGATGCATCCGCGAGGGGGTCAGGGTATGGCATATCATGGAGGTGATCCTTTTTGAACTCCTGGACACCGGGGCCCGGCGTGAGGCCCAGCCGCCCATGGGATGGAAATTCTTGCGACCCTGA
- a CDS encoding response regulator — MGKETILVVDDEEDILELVRFHLSREGYEVLCAETGEEAWRQIKSHHVDLLVIDLMLPGIDGLELTRKLKNDSQTRQIPVVMLSAKGEEVDIVTGLELGADDYVTKPFSPRVLIARVRAVFRRRAAPVAPDDEIIHIHGLHIDRGRRSLSIGDQTVDLTYTEFQVLAFLAGRPGWVFTRSQIVDAVRGDDYPVTDRSVDVQIVGLRKKLGDKGHLIETVRGVGYRFTERAA; from the coding sequence ATGGGCAAGGAAACCATCCTGGTCGTGGACGACGAAGAGGATATTCTCGAACTGGTGCGGTTTCATCTCAGCCGTGAGGGGTATGAGGTGTTGTGTGCCGAAACCGGCGAGGAGGCCTGGCGTCAGATCAAGTCCCATCACGTGGATCTGTTGGTCATCGATCTGATGCTGCCGGGCATCGATGGCCTGGAGTTGACCCGCAAGTTGAAAAACGACTCGCAGACCCGCCAGATTCCTGTGGTCATGCTAAGCGCAAAGGGCGAAGAGGTGGATATCGTCACCGGGCTCGAGTTGGGGGCCGACGATTATGTGACCAAACCCTTCAGCCCGCGTGTGCTGATCGCCCGGGTGCGCGCGGTTTTCAGGCGTCGCGCCGCACCGGTGGCGCCCGACGACGAAATCATCCACATCCATGGGCTGCACATCGATCGCGGCCGACGCAGTTTGTCCATCGGTGACCAGACGGTCGATTTGACCTACACCGAGTTTCAGGTGCTGGCCTTTCTTGCCGGTCGACCGGGTTGGGTCTTTACCCGGTCGCAGATCGTGGATGCGGTCCGCGGTGACGACTACCCGGTCACCGATCGAAGCGTGGACGTGCAGATTGTCGGGTTGCGAAAGAAGCTGGGCGACAAGGGACATTTGATCGAAACCGTCCGGGGGGTGGGGTATCGGTTCACTGAACGCGCCGCATAG
- a CDS encoding HD domain-containing phosphohydrolase yields MLTEQEKLDSLTRLGIELSQINDLDILMERVLTRARQFANADAGSIYIRQEDWLNFSYTQNDTLQKKLPRNEKLIYSTFKIPIDTKSIAGYVAATGRTLNIRDVYRLEATLPYRFSKRFDETAGYKTQSVLTIPLENSNRNILGILQIINTQDDEGRITEFSHRDELMMHHFASVAAVALERAQMTRALILRMIRMAEMRDPRETGPHVNRVAGFAVEIYEQWALRHHIDHKVIDKSRDVLRMAAMLHDVGKVATSDLILKKPARLNADEYEDMKQHTIQGARLFEQQQSDFDEAAGIVALNHHERWDGKGYPGHVDFRTGLAIKGYTLPDGSVRGKQGNEIPLFGRIVALADVFDALSTKRTYKEAWDESDIREQIEKNAGTHFDPELVEIFFSRYEMLRSIQKRYTEEAC; encoded by the coding sequence ATGTTGACCGAGCAGGAAAAACTGGACAGTCTGACGCGTCTGGGGATCGAGTTGAGCCAGATCAACGATCTGGACATCCTCATGGAACGCGTCTTGACCCGCGCGCGCCAATTCGCCAATGCCGATGCCGGATCGATCTATATCCGCCAGGAGGACTGGCTCAACTTCTCATACACCCAGAACGATACCCTTCAGAAGAAGCTTCCCAGAAATGAAAAACTGATCTACTCGACCTTCAAGATCCCCATCGATACCAAAAGCATCGCCGGATATGTCGCTGCCACGGGGCGCACCTTGAATATCCGGGACGTGTACCGCCTCGAGGCCACCCTGCCGTACCGCTTCAGCAAGCGGTTCGATGAAACCGCGGGATATAAGACCCAATCGGTCCTGACCATCCCCCTGGAGAACAGCAATCGTAATATTTTGGGTATACTGCAGATTATCAACACCCAGGATGACGAAGGGCGCATCACCGAATTTTCCCATCGGGACGAACTGATGATGCACCATTTCGCATCGGTAGCGGCCGTTGCCCTGGAACGCGCCCAGATGACCCGCGCCCTGATTCTTCGCATGATCCGAATGGCCGAAATGCGCGACCCGCGCGAGACCGGTCCTCATGTCAATCGGGTAGCCGGCTTTGCGGTGGAAATCTACGAGCAGTGGGCCCTGCGGCATCACATCGACCATAAAGTGATCGACAAAAGCCGTGACGTTCTGCGCATGGCCGCCATGCTTCACGATGTGGGCAAGGTGGCGACCTCGGACCTGATTCTAAAAAAGCCGGCGCGGTTGAATGCCGACGAGTATGAAGACATGAAACAGCACACGATCCAGGGTGCGCGCCTGTTCGAGCAGCAGCAATCGGATTTTGACGAGGCGGCCGGTATCGTGGCCCTGAATCACCACGAGCGATGGGACGGCAAGGGCTATCCCGGCCATGTCGATTTCCGCACCGGCCTTGCGATCAAGGGATATACGCTGCCCGATGGCAGCGTCCGCGGCAAACAGGGCAACGAAATCCCCCTGTTCGGTCGTATCGTGGCGCTGGCCGATGTTTTCGATGCCCTAAGTACCAAGCGGACTTACAAAGAGGCTTGGGATGAAAGCGACATTCGTGAACAGATCGAGAAAAACGCCGGCACCCATTTTGATCCCGAACTGGTCGAGATTTTTTTCAGTCGCTACGAGATGCTGCGATCCATCCAGAAGCGCTATACAGAGGAAGCTTGTTAA
- the trpB gene encoding tryptophan synthase subunit beta produces MHKRGYYDEFGGAFLPEILAATFDELEAAFEKAKSDPGFWRSYQELMANYSGRPTPLTFAERLTHHFGGARIYIKREDLNHTGAHKANNVMGQGLLVKRMGKTRVIAETGAGQHGVATATMAARFGFDCTIYMGEVDVLRQRPNVFWMERLGATVVAVTNGTRILKDAINEAFRDWVSNMDTTHYVLGTACGPHPFPEMVTYFQSILGKEARRQILEAENRLPDKVFACVGGGSNAMGLFSGFLDDPVELVGVEAGGKGLDSGLHASRLKAPDASIGVAQGYKTYFLQNSEGQMRETHSIAAGLDYIGVSPILSHFKKTGRARFEAATDDEVVAALDLTMRKEGLIPALESAHAFAQAFKEAPCMRPKQIIIINQSGRGDKDIFTIADAFDDPKWQAFICEKANGYKKTGK; encoded by the coding sequence ATGCATAAACGAGGATATTACGATGAATTCGGAGGGGCCTTCTTGCCGGAAATATTGGCGGCCACCTTTGACGAATTGGAGGCGGCCTTCGAGAAGGCCAAGTCCGATCCGGGCTTCTGGAGGTCCTACCAGGAGCTGATGGCCAACTATTCCGGACGCCCCACACCGCTGACCTTCGCCGAGCGTCTCACCCATCACTTCGGCGGAGCCCGCATCTACATCAAGCGTGAAGATCTCAACCATACCGGCGCCCACAAGGCCAACAACGTCATGGGCCAGGGCCTGCTGGTGAAACGCATGGGCAAAACCCGGGTCATCGCCGAAACCGGGGCCGGGCAGCATGGCGTGGCCACCGCCACCATGGCGGCCCGCTTCGGCTTCGACTGCACCATCTACATGGGAGAGGTGGATGTCCTGCGCCAGCGTCCCAATGTCTTCTGGATGGAACGCCTGGGAGCCACGGTGGTGGCAGTCACCAACGGCACGCGGATCTTGAAGGATGCCATCAACGAAGCCTTCCGGGATTGGGTGAGCAACATGGACACCACCCACTATGTTCTCGGCACGGCCTGCGGGCCGCATCCCTTTCCGGAAATGGTCACCTATTTTCAATCGATCCTGGGCAAGGAGGCCCGCCGGCAGATTCTGGAGGCGGAAAACCGCCTGCCCGACAAGGTCTTCGCCTGCGTGGGCGGCGGATCCAACGCCATGGGGCTTTTCTCCGGCTTCCTGGACGACCCGGTGGAACTGGTCGGCGTCGAGGCCGGCGGCAAGGGGCTGGACAGCGGCCTGCATGCCTCGCGGCTCAAGGCGCCCGATGCCAGTATCGGCGTGGCCCAGGGATACAAAACCTATTTCCTGCAAAACAGCGAAGGCCAGATGCGCGAGACCCACAGCATCGCCGCCGGCTTGGATTATATCGGCGTGTCGCCCATCCTCTCCCATTTCAAAAAAACCGGCCGGGCACGCTTCGAAGCGGCCACCGACGACGAGGTGGTGGCGGCCCTCGACCTGACCATGCGCAAGGAGGGACTTATTCCGGCCCTGGAGTCGGCCCACGCCTTCGCCCAAGCCTTCAAGGAGGCCCCTTGCATGCGACCGAAGCAGATCATCATCATCAACCAGTCGGGCCGCGGCGATAAAGACATCTTCACGATCGCCGATGCCTTCGACGATCCCAAGTGGCAGGCCTTCATATGTGAAAAGGCAAACGGCTATAAAAAAACCGGAAAGTAG
- a CDS encoding manganese efflux pump MntP, with protein sequence MRIGKVQLMGKAAVTLFNITAIAIALAMDAFAVAIAAGIKLGRVDLRQNFRLAWHFGFFQAAMPVIGWTAGLTIRQHIERYDHWVAFALLIFVSQGMLREAFSDCDDSQSPKDPTRGATMVMLSLATSLDALAVGLSLSMINVSIWMPSLIIGMVAAAFTTMGMHLGKRVAKAALIRRYADAIGALVLLAIGLNILREHGVFQAIGG encoded by the coding sequence TTGCGGATCGGCAAAGTTCAACTCATGGGGAAAGCCGCCGTGACCCTCTTTAACATCACCGCGATCGCCATCGCCCTGGCCATGGATGCCTTTGCCGTGGCCATCGCCGCCGGCATAAAACTGGGGAGGGTCGACCTGCGCCAGAATTTCAGACTGGCATGGCATTTCGGATTCTTTCAGGCGGCCATGCCCGTTATCGGCTGGACGGCCGGCCTGACCATCCGCCAGCATATCGAACGCTACGACCATTGGGTCGCCTTTGCCCTGCTGATCTTCGTCTCCCAGGGCATGCTGCGGGAAGCCTTCAGCGACTGCGACGATTCCCAATCCCCCAAAGACCCCACGCGAGGCGCGACCATGGTGATGCTCTCTTTGGCCACCAGCCTGGATGCCCTGGCCGTCGGCCTGAGTCTTTCCATGATCAACGTCTCCATATGGATGCCGTCGTTGATCATCGGCATGGTGGCCGCGGCATTCACCACCATGGGGATGCACCTGGGCAAACGTGTGGCCAAAGCCGCGCTGATCCGGCGCTATGCCGATGCCATCGGCGCGCTGGTCCTGCTGGCCATCGGCCTCAACATCCTGCGGGAACATGGGGTGTTTCAGGCCATTGGCGGATAA
- a CDS encoding GntR family transcriptional regulator: MLNPNAPIPLYRQLADQIADGIRNGTYRPGSCIPSEPKLVAEHGLGRPTVRQAIDLLVRRGLLTRKRGSGTYVCDPQQEVDLFSLDGTSASFAKTGVSVDTRILSPATLERISSQGDNPFSDQQAYTLYRLTRVAGAPVLVEDIYLHATLFAGIDQMDLGGKSLSAIAEKTYYLRPTGGKQSFSVSYPDDHIAGYLGVSAKTPLLMVKRWLHFPQTANGVYAILWCRTDQFVFSQTIGGTGYA, translated from the coding sequence ATGCTCAACCCCAACGCCCCCATTCCGCTCTACCGGCAATTGGCCGACCAGATTGCCGATGGCATCCGCAACGGGACCTATCGTCCCGGCAGTTGCATTCCATCCGAGCCCAAGCTGGTGGCCGAGCACGGCCTCGGTCGGCCCACGGTCAGACAGGCCATCGATCTGCTGGTCCGCAGGGGGTTGTTGACCCGCAAACGGGGCTCCGGCACCTATGTGTGCGACCCCCAACAAGAGGTGGACCTCTTTTCCCTGGACGGGACCAGTGCATCGTTTGCAAAAACCGGCGTCTCCGTCGACACCCGTATACTATCCCCCGCCACCCTGGAGCGGATATCGAGCCAAGGCGACAACCCGTTCAGCGACCAACAGGCCTACACCCTCTACCGTCTGACCCGCGTCGCCGGTGCGCCGGTGCTGGTGGAGGACATCTACCTGCATGCCACGCTCTTTGCCGGCATCGATCAAATGGACCTGGGCGGAAAGTCGCTGTCCGCCATCGCAGAGAAAACGTACTACCTTCGCCCGACCGGCGGAAAACAGAGTTTTTCTGTCAGCTACCCCGACGATCACATCGCCGGCTACCTGGGGGTATCCGCCAAAACACCCCTCCTGATGGTCAAGCGCTGGCTCCATTTCCCGCAAACCGCAAACGGCGTCTATGCCATACTTTGGTGTCGAACGGATCAATTCGTCTTTTCACAGACCATTGGAGGGACCGGATATGCATAA